The genomic region GCAACAGGATAGAGCTTCAGGATTGCACTCAGAAAGATCAATCCGTAAGAAGCAACCGAGGTCGCGGCTCCTCGATTCATCAAAGCAATGGACCAAGCAAGCAGAACAAAGATCAGGATATCGGCATTTCCCCGCTCAACGCCTAGTATGACCGCGGGCGAGCAAGCAAGAATCCCATAAAGCAAAGCCTCGACATAATTCAGACGTTGAATCAAACGCAAGAAAGTTATGAAAAAGATCAGAGCCAGGCCAAATCCCAGAAAAGCGCTGTGATTCCGGTTGAATCCCAATTCGGCCGGAAGGAGCCAAATGCGCGGATACATAAAAAGCCGTTCCAAGGGATCGCAGGGATTTTCCAGATAAACGTTGTACTTCAGCTGATTGCATTCGCCGCACGACAGAACGTGGTAAAGATCTCCGAACGAAATCGGCTCATTTGTTAGGGGCCAACTAGTTTGTAAAACACCGCGGGACGCCCATGTGTCGTACGGGCTGGAGGAAATTGCAATTGTCAAAAAGTACACCGCTAACAGAATGACAAGAAAGATTCTGCCATCTAATTTTGACTCTTTGGCCAAAGCGGAAGAAAACAGAATGAAAACACGAGGGTACCGTGCGTCAATCGAGGATCTATAGGGAGAAACTGTCATCATTGGATGACCTGCTTTGGCCTTTCTAGAAATTTCCACAACTCTCTCGCTGCGATCGAATGAGCAATATGATTGGGATGGTTATCCAGCAATGGATGCACAAGCAAATCCTGGACTTTGTGTTTTTCATAAAGGGGCTTTCCTAAATCAAGTACTGGTACTTTGGTGCTCTCCAGACCCCTTGTGACAGTCCGGATCAACATATTCCATACCTGTCCGTTATACGTGTCACCGGCGTAGTCAGGATCATTACGAAAAATCACCACAAGAAGCCGTGCTTCCTGTTTCCGAACGTCAGAAGCGAGTTGGATAATTTCATCCACGCATCCCGAAAAATCTGGAAAGGGAGGCCGGTACCAATATTCCTGTACTTTTCCCCAGGATTTAAATAACAGTTCTAATCTTCCGGGTGGCCGGTTAATGTAGCCTTTGCGTTCCTGATCGATCAACGACATATCGTCATCCGAATTCATGACGAGCAGGACAATGTCCGGCTCGTACACATAGCCCGATAATTCATAAAAGCGTCGTTCTTCTTTTGTGTCGCAATTCCTGGCACCGCAGTTGATGACCTCATAAGTAAACTGTGATTCGGATGATCGTTCTCTATGATTCAGGAGGCGTTGAAGCTGACTGGAAAATGTGTCTTCTTCATGAACACCAATACCCAGTGTCTTGGAATCTCCCAAAATCAAAATACGCCGCGTTTGAGACGGTTTCGGAATCGCAATATCCGGGCCGCGGCATCCGAGCGAGTTAAACCGATAACTGACAAAATGCCGCTTTCCAGAAACGGAGGGTTCAATGAGTGAACCATCAGCTTCACTGCGAAGATGAAGAGAGGAGACCTCAATGGGAATGCTGTTATCACCGACATCAAAATGGATGCGCGCGTTCGAGTCAGCTGAAGTCGGAGTGAACTCTTTTTGAAACTCCTGCCATTCAGGTGTTAACTGAATCGTTTCATACAAACCCAGACCCTCCCAAGGTTCGTGGTTCATAGCAAAACCAAGAGAGATGGCGCGGTTTGTAACGGCTCTCGCGCGAAATTTGAGTCTATAGCGATGCTTTGACTGCACCTTAAAAGGTGACTGATTCAGTTGTATATCGAAAGCGTTTTTCGTTTCGACTCGTGTAATCGAAATTCTTACAGCATCTTGATCGCCGGGAAGTGAAACAACACTGGCCGTACTGCCCCCAGCTGTGCGAAGCCACCAACGAGGATCCTCGGTGTGAAAGTAATTTCCTGGATTGTCCGGATAAATCGTCTTCATCTCCGAATGAGACGAATGCGTAACCGTTGTCGATAATGCAGCGGTCGTTGATTGCTTCTGAAACTGCAATATCAATTCATAAATGAAGATTGCGGCCATCAGACCAAACGAAAAAAACACAGCCTTTCCGGAAAGAGTTGTTGCGAGTGTTAGCAGAACCGACAAAATGATTCCGGCATGAAGCAACAAGATCGACACGGCAAGCATTCTCGGATGTGTCGGGGATTGTGAAATCAGTTGCAGAAGAAAAGCGCCAAGCTGTATGCAATAAAAGGTGAATACAGGGATGAATGGACGCCTGCCCTGTCCCGTAAGATATCGTATTGAGAAAAAAAGATTCACCACGGCAATGCCGATAGCGATCGCATTGTAAATGGTCCGAGAAGGATCAAACAGGAAGAAAAATGCCTGAAGCACGCACACGACGATTGTGCATATGGCTACGATTCTTGGCAGGTCGCTTCCCCTGATACCGCCTCCCGACCCTCTTAATCCTTCCCTAGTGGACTAACTGCCCTATGATAGCACGCCCGTTGAAAGTTGAGGGCAGTCTTTATTTCATTTTTGAGTCATGCGGCTCATTTTCTACCCACATGACAAATAGGGTGATCAGAGCCGAACAAACGGGCCAATAAGTGTATCGATAATCGGCACCGGGAGCTACAAAAAAGTATGAAAATAGATACAGCAGCGCGGAAAGGGACAGGGCGCCGGCTGCCATGATTCTTTTCCTGATCGAGAAGATAAGAATCGACAAAGATGTAATCAGGTAAGTTACAGTCTGAAAGGCGAGGCTCACATTCCCACGAACCCAATCTCCATATTTTAAGTAAACTTTTGCTGGAAAATCTTCTCCCATCAAAAGCGGCCGTCTACTGGAATTCCAGGACGCCGGTTCCTGATAGTTATAAAGCCAGGGGTCGACAGCGAGAAGAAAATACTTGAATACAGTCCACCGATGGAGCAAATAGGCTTTTGGTTCTTCAAGAATCGCTCTCACCCATTGATTCTTTAGCTGACTTGCTACTTGCGAATCCGTGCTTAAAAAAGGTTGCTCAATCCAGGTAGTTGCGTTCGAATCCAGCTTGCTGAATTTCTTCATGAGCTGGTCCAATCTTTCCTTGGTTAAATAATTTTCTGGAAAATAATTACGCCCGGTGATGTCATAAATCGACATTAAGTCATGGGCCATGATCACCTGAAAAACATAGCTCCTCCGCGCCATAAGTATGTTGTACGTAAGATAACTGCTACCCAGAAAAAACAGAGCGGCTGTCACCAGAGAACAGAAAGCAGCGTTTCGTTTGGATGTGAAACACAGCAGAAAGAGAAACAACAGAGGCACTACGGCAGTCACCGAATTCAATCTGGCTGAAGCAGCATAAAAAACCAGCACGAGGATAAAGAGTAATCCTAGTTTGTTCAGTTTGCCGGTTGTCCGCCAAAAGTACCATAACGAGAAAGCGAGAAGGAGAGAAAAAGCAAAGGAAACGTCCTTGATGATGTAGAAGAATATACAGGAAACAACCGGTAGCAAGACTGCCAGCAACGGGAGAAAGAAGTTCTTCTTGCCTTTGATTGCTGCAACCAGCGAGAGCAGGAAGGTTGAAAAACAGAGCATTCCAGTATGTAAAAGAAACATTCCTCCCGGTCCTTCAACGATTCTGTTTGTAATTGACCATAGCGCTGCCAGAATGGGAGGATGCCAGTCGTTGAACTCAAACCGGACGGCTTGCGCGTATTGATCCACCGAATCATCGGTCATTACACCTGGATAGAACCCCCACACGAAAATTCCAAAAATGAAAACGATAGCGATCATCCGGTATTTCCGTCGCTTCTCGATTCTGAAGCTAACGGTTGGGGGAATGAAACGAGCCGACGGCATGCGGCGATAGATCGGATATAGAGCCGTTGAAAAGAGAATCAACAACAAAGCATTTTTTGAGAAATGCTTCACAAACGTGGAAAGCGCCGGCAGCAAAGAACTCTTCTTTTCTGTCGTTCCATCAATCAGCGGAACCATTTCCGTAGATGGATCGTCGCGGAATAAATCGAAATTCCTTTTCTTTCCATTTACTTCACATTCCATTCTGCCCGAGTAAGGTGTCTGACTGAACTCCAATCTTATCGTCTTGCGAGAATGTCCGGTAAGGCGAAGTTCCGCGGGCTGATTTCGTGTGGAGATAAAGATTCCCTGATGTATCTCCCATCCAGCAGATTTTTCAACGTGAAACCCATGACGCATTAATTCAGCGACATCCGGATGTGCCATCCAGACAACCGGTGCTTTCGAATCTTTCGCTTTATCACCGGTGGCGGTTATCGAGATTACGGAGAAATATTCAGGGGACAGATCCTGTGTCAGCAGCGTAAAGAAAAATGCAGCAATTATTGAAAAAGGGAGAACAGATCGCAGGGAGCGAAGTTGTTTCCTCAGATGGAAACTCATTTTTTGCGTTCCATCCAGAGAACAAGAAGCGACAGCAATGTTGCCAGAACCGACCAGTAGACGTACCGAAAATGTACACCGGGCGCAACTATGAAATAAGAAGTAAGGTAGAGCAAGGAGGAGGCATTCAGGGCTCCAGCAGCAAGGGATTTTTTGCGGATTGCGATCACCAGGAGAATACAACTTCCAAAAAGATAAGTCAGTGCCTCAAATAGAAAGCCATATTGTGTGAACGTCCATGTTACGAATTTTGTGTGGAGTTTTCCGAGCGCAGTTTCTTCCAGCAAGGGCCTCGGAGGACCTGAGATCGCACTTTGTGGAGGTACGCTCACTGGAAACATGCAAAATACTGTCCCCCCAAAATTGCTTAGAAAGTTCTTGAACAAGATCCAACGATGCGTCAGGTACGCGGCGGGGTTCTGCCGGATGGCTGTGAACCATTGATTCTCAAGGATGGAGATCAGACGACCTTCGTAATAGAGCGGAAATCCATAGAATGCCGTTGGATCGGAGGTCCGGTGGTCAAATTGTCTCATGAGGTTATTCAATGTTTCTTTCTTTATGTATTCGTCCGGTAAGTAATTCTTGCCCGTAATCTCATAGATCCCCATCAAATCATGTCCCATGATGACCTGATAAGCGTATTCTCTGGTAGCGCGAAAGAGAGTATAAACAACAAAATGATTCGCCAGAAGAAAAAACAGACAGATGGCAGGCGCAATCAGAAGTGCCTTCTTTCGGGAAGTGTAGTCAAGCAGAAAAAGAAAAATCAAAGGTAGAATGGCTGGCAGAGCATTGTATCTTACAGCCGACGAATAAAAGAGAAGAAGCAGAATCAGCGCGAGTTTCGGGATCGATATTGTTTCCTTCGAACGCCAGTAGTACCATAACGAAAAAGCAAATAGTAAGGACATCGTGAAGGAAACATCTTTCACGACTGCGAAAGAAATGCAGGAAACAACAGGCAGGAAAATCAAGATCAACGGAACAAAAAAGAGCTTCTTCTTTTTCCAAAGAGCCACCCGGGAAAGAAGATAAAAAGAGCACACTGCCATCAACAGATGAAGGATCAACATCCCTCCTGGTCCTTCAATGATTCTGTCGCTCAATGACCATAAAATTGACATCATTGGAGGATGCCAGTCGCCAAAGCTGAAGGCGCGAGCGTTGAAGTATTGATCGTAGGAATCAACGTACATGACGCCAGGATAGAAAGCGGCAAGGAACAACATAAGAATTGCAGTTGAGCCGGTGAGTAACAATTCGTTTGCATGGATATTCGCGTCTGGGAGTGTGGCGGTCAGAGTTTGAAAACCGAACGCAAAAACCAGAAGCAAACACAGATATTTTGCAGTTGATAACAAAAATGCAAGCCCGACAGTGAGGATGGCGCCTTTGCTCATATTCAAATCACGAGGGAAGATGAATTCTTTTCCAGGGTCGGATTGAAATAGATCGACAACTTTTCTGGAACCGCTTGCTTCTATTACGATTTCTCCTGAATACGGAGTTTTGAAAAACTCAAGAGCTTTCTGAAGCGAGAATGGTCCTTCCAACGTCAGTTCTGCAGGTTGGTTCCGGTTGGAGATCAGAAGGTCATTTTTTGTTTCCCAACCAATCGATTTGCGAATATCAAAGTCCTGTTGTTGAAGATAGCCGATTGTAGGAGATGCAAGCCAGGCTACTGCTGCTTGCGCTTCGCTGGACTTTTTTTGTCCTGTGGCGGTAATGGATATTTTCGCAAAAAATTTGGGCGAGAGGTCGAGTACTACAATTGTGAAGAAGAATGCAGCTACGAGTGCTAAGGGTAGCATTTGCCGGACTCGCAACAAATCCCTGCGCAAGTGAAGTTTCAATTCTTCTTTAAGTTGATCCAATTGACTGGAGTTTGGATTCATGAAACTCAATCTCAGGACCACGGTCCTTTCCGCAACACCCAGTAGATCAGATGGCCGAAAGAGTACATCAGTGTTACCACTTTTAGAAAGAACACCGGGCGGCCTGTCCAGATTCCTTCAAGGTTTTTCAATTCCCTGCCAATAAGTACCAGCAAAGGTGGAACGAGACAATAGGACAGGCGCGTTCTGTAGATTCCGATCAAAAAAAGAAAAGGGACAGCTGAAGCATAGTAAATCCAGAAGGCGATCCGTAATTCCTGAGGTATGGGATTTGAAGTTTTGGACTGTGCTTGGTATCTATAACGAAAAGCCATCAGACAAATCAAAATAAAAACAGGCACAGACATCACCTGAATGAGGGTCAGGCTGAAATCTCCGATATTCTTCACAAAAGCGACTTTAAAAGCGTCAAAATCCAACACAATATCCATAGCCCAGGTGAATAATCTACCTTCAACCACTTCTGCGTCGTAAAAGCGGCCAGTGGAAAGTACGACAATCATTCTCCATAGCAGAATGGGAACGTAAAACGTAACGGGCATCAGAAACGCAGCGAATTTTTGTTTGCTCTTGAGAAGCACCAGCAGCATGGCTCCAAGGACCACCGAGCCAAAACCAGGATAGGCAAGCGCACAAACCCCGATGACGCCACCGATCAACAGAAAGTGACGTAATCGTAATGTATCGAGACGCTGGAGCATCCCCCAGTAAAGCATAAGAGAGAGGATGGGAATGACGAGATTGAAGACCTGCAAATGAGGAGTCCAAAAAAAAGCTTTTGTTACTTCGTTCGCTGTAAAGATTGTTAAAGGTAACAGCAGCAACCAATCGAATGAGAGCTTGCATTCCACCAATTGAAAAAAAATCAGGATGGAGACCGTTAGCACGATTGCGTTGAGAATTGCATAACCGATAACTTCGGGAAAGTAATAGGCTAACGGATTAAAAACAGCGGCAATCCACTCCGAACGGAATGGACGAAAGGGAAGAGACAATAGGAAACCAAGAGCCGAGTAGAGCGGACGGCCTTGAAATCTCTGATGTTTTTCCGTAAACATCAACCGTGGATCTCTGCCGAGGTCCAGAAAGTCCCAGGAATCGATGTTGATCGTCAAGTGAAGCGGTCCTCGAATATCGTATAAAATGACATCTCCCGTTGTGATCAGGCTTTCCGGAGCCCGAGGCGAAATTAGAAACAGAACATTTACTGTAATTACCAGACAACCAATCAGAAAAGCAGGGCGCAGATATTTAAAGTGAATGACTCTCAGGAAAACAAGAAAGCATGTCAACAGAAAAAAGTTTCTAATCAATTTCATCAAAAAACCGGAGAGCGTATGACTCAGTTGCCTGTGATTGACTGACAGATAACGGTTGAGAGGAAAAGGTTTCATGCCTTGACTGGGCTGAAACAGATCGACGATTTTAGGCTCCCCGTTCGTTTCAATCTCGACCAGTCCCGAATAGGGTGTTGAAGAGAATTGAAGAGTTTGATCCAAAAAAAAATAACCTGTGAGTTGCAGTTCGGCCGGGTGAGTCTTTGTTGAGACCAGAAACCGTTCTTTTTGTTCCCAACCCTGTGATTTTTGAACAATTAACTCTTGAGAATTGATCTGAGTCAGGTCTGGCGACATCAACCATACAACAACCGCCCTCGCATGTTCAGAACCTTTCCGTCCGGTCGCGGTGATTTCGATTTGGGCGAAATGCCCTGGAAAGAGAAAGAAAACGAATCCGGTAAATAGGAACGCGACCGCTAGCGAAACGATCAGGATCCCCTTCATCTCCCTGATCTCTTTTAACAAAACAGGACAGAGATCCTCTTTTAACCAGGTCGAATGTGCGCCGATCAGCATTGCATTCCTGGTTATTTTCCCACAATTCCATGCTATCATCCGTGTCTCATGGATGAAGTTACAAATCGAAAGATCGTGTACTTCGCCAATACAGCTGTCGTAACAGTTATTTCTATCTCCTTCCTGCAAGGAATATTTTTTGGCCTGACTGGCCGTTGGAGTTTTTACAACCTTGCCGCAATTGGTCTCGCTTCTGCCAGTATTTTTTTTGGATTGAAATTCTATTTCAAACGGAGTACTGAACTACTGGCGCGGATCATTTTGCTCTACAGTGCTCAATTCCTCTTTTTTGTCCTTAAATTAATCGATACGGAACCAAGCTCTGCCCCGAGGCTGCTTGAAGTTGCATTGATATTATTGCATGCTGCCGCCATTCTTTCCGCATTGATCTCCCGTCTGAATCCTCCTGCTTGGCCGAAGTTGATGTTGGCTTGCAGCAGTGTTGTCGCGTTGATCCTTATCTGTGAAATTGTCTTGCCCTCTCCGGTGATCACACCTATCAAGCAGGCCACCTCTGGCGAATGGAATGCTGTGACAATACCGCATCCAACGTTGGAAACAGTGTATCGTCCGGGTTCCACCTTTAAGGATTATTATCTTGAAAACCCCGGCGGTTATTTCAAAAAAGAGAACAGCAGGCAGAATCAATGGTGGTTTCGCAAAGGCGGAAATTCTCAAGCGGAAGCTGTCTATTCCACCGACACACCGGGCCTGGTGCGCATCAATATTGAAAACACCGGGAACAGCACGCCTTACGACATTCAGCTAAACTTGACTCACCTGAGGGTTGAATCGCAACACAAATATCGTGTGCGTTTTCGCGGTCGTGCCGATCGTCCGCGCAAAATTCTCGTTGGGTTTTCCAGATCGCATGAACCCTGGACCGGTCTCGGGTTATATCAGGAAGTCGAATTGAAACCGGAATGGAGAGATTTTCAAATCGATTTTACAGCAACAGACGCGGACGGAAATGCGCGAATACACTTCGATGTGGCGCAGAGCGACATACCGGTGGAATTTTCGGATGTGCAATTGATCAGCATGCCGGATGGAAAACCCATTGAATCTGAACAGAAGTACTTCATTGAATACCGTTTCAATGCCTTCGGTTGCCGCGGTCCGGATTATGACATTCCGAAGCCTTCCGGAATCCGTCGCATTCTGGTGCTCGGAGATGTTTATGCTTTGGGTTCCGGCGTGAATGAGGAAGATACATTCGCCGCAAAAATGCAAAGTGCATTGAAGGAAAAGTATGACGTGATCAATTGCGGTGTAGATGAATACGGAGCGCAGCAAACTCGATTGTTTTACAAGTTTTATGCAAGCAGGTACGAGCCGGATCTTGTGATTCTTACCCTGACAAAAAACGCAAACAGAACGGTTCTGGTGAAACTGAACGAGAGAGGTCCGTTATTCTTCACATGGGCAAGGTTCTGGAAAACGATTCACCCGTATGATTTTTCCGATTGTGCTGATGAAATCCTGCAATTCAATCGGCGTCTTAGCAATGACGGTTCGCGATTGGCTGTGGTTTCCTTTCGGAACAACTCCGATTATTCAGGCTCAACTCAGCAGGGAAAAGAATGGAACGAATTAACTCGCACCGTTTCGAGGGAATTGCAAAATACAAAAATACCTTTCCTTGATCTTGCAAAGGCCCTTCACGATAAACACTCCGATCGAGATCTAATGGTATTGCCGCACGTCGATCGTCATCCCAATCAAACAGCTCATTCGATTGCCTCTCAGCAAATACTCAGCTTCCTGAAAGAACAGGGTTTGCTTTAGGCTCCTTTTCCATCCAAAGCACTATCAATGCAAGGCCAGTTGCAAATACAGACCAGTACGTATAGCGGTAGCAGCCGGCCGGCGCAAAGAAGAAGTACGGAATCACATAGAGGAGGGAGGATGCCGCTAAAACACCTGGGACTCTTTTCCGCCACCACACAGAAACGAACAACAGG from bacterium harbors:
- a CDS encoding carbohydrate binding domain-containing protein yields the protein MDEVTNRKIVYFANTAVVTVISISFLQGIFFGLTGRWSFYNLAAIGLASASIFFGLKFYFKRSTELLARIILLYSAQFLFFVLKLIDTEPSSAPRLLEVALILLHAAAILSALISRLNPPAWPKLMLACSSVVALILICEIVLPSPVITPIKQATSGEWNAVTIPHPTLETVYRPGSTFKDYYLENPGGYFKKENSRQNQWWFRKGGNSQAEAVYSTDTPGLVRINIENTGNSTPYDIQLNLTHLRVESQHKYRVRFRGRADRPRKILVGFSRSHEPWTGLGLYQEVELKPEWRDFQIDFTATDADGNARIHFDVAQSDIPVEFSDVQLISMPDGKPIESEQKYFIEYRFNAFGCRGPDYDIPKPSGIRRILVLGDVYALGSGVNEEDTFAAKMQSALKEKYDVINCGVDEYGAQQTRLFYKFYASRYEPDLVILTLTKNANRTVLVKLNERGPLFFTWARFWKTIHPYDFSDCADEILQFNRRLSNDGSRLAVVSFRNNSDYSGSTQQGKEWNELTRTVSRELQNTKIPFLDLAKALHDKHSDRDLMVLPHVDRHPNQTAHSIASQQILSFLKEQGLL
- a CDS encoding carbohydrate binding domain-containing protein, which produces MCVLQAFFFLFDPSRTIYNAIAIGIAVVNLFFSIRYLTGQGRRPFIPVFTFYCIQLGAFLLQLISQSPTHPRMLAVSILLLHAGIILSVLLTLATTLSGKAVFFSFGLMAAIFIYELILQFQKQSTTAALSTTVTHSSHSEMKTIYPDNPGNYFHTEDPRWWLRTAGGSTASVVSLPGDQDAVRISITRVETKNAFDIQLNQSPFKVQSKHRYRLKFRARAVTNRAISLGFAMNHEPWEGLGLYETIQLTPEWQEFQKEFTPTSADSNARIHFDVGDNSIPIEVSSLHLRSEADGSLIEPSVSGKRHFVSYRFNSLGCRGPDIAIPKPSQTRRILILGDSKTLGIGVHEEDTFSSQLQRLLNHRERSSESQFTYEVINCGARNCDTKEERRFYELSGYVYEPDIVLLVMNSDDDMSLIDQERKGYINRPPGRLELLFKSWGKVQEYWYRPPFPDFSGCVDEIIQLASDVRKQEARLLVVIFRNDPDYAGDTYNGQVWNMLIRTVTRGLESTKVPVLDLGKPLYEKHKVQDLLVHPLLDNHPNHIAHSIAARELWKFLERPKQVIQ